In Danio aesculapii chromosome 17, fDanAes4.1, whole genome shotgun sequence, the sequence TAGATGTACTGACAATTTGTGTATGCCCTTTTCACAAAAGCCATATGCAAGACTGCTGAGGCAATGCATTAGTGTCTGCCTCCTGTAAGCCTGCTGTAATAAgttctttcttatttttaatattcaatgCTAATTCATTCTTTCTCTTATACCTTCAGATGAACCTTCACTTATGTTCCAGCAGCAGTACACATTCAACCTGTCTGGTCTCTCCCGACTGGATGAACTGATGGAAGTGGAGTTGCGGGTTCTGAGGAAGCCACCGCAAGATGTCTTAAACTTACTCTCTAATGGTGGGAACCTGTATCGTCTACTTCTTCACACCTGCTCGCTCCCAGGATCTCCTCACCAACCTTTGCTTCTCAGCTCCAGGACCATTGATCTTCTAGATACCTCTTCAGCTACATGGGATGTGTTTGATGTCAGCCCAAGCATAAAGACCCACCTCAAGCTGCACAGGACTGCAGAAGACACCAGGTTGTTGTGCTTCAGCATATCTGCTGTTTCTGATTCAAATAACGAGGCTGTGCATCCTGGGATGCTGGGTCTGAGCCGTGAGGATCAGCAGACCCATGAAAGAGCCTTACTGGTAGCGTTTTCTCAAGCACGGAGGAAGGAGAACCTCTTTAGGGAGATCCGTGAGAAGATAAGGGCCATGAAAAGTCGGAGGTTTCCTAATCCCATACCACAGCATAGTATCAAAGGTCATCCGAGGCATCGGCGGAGGAGAAGGACAGCACTAGCAGGCCGTCCTGGAGTAGGACCTATTACCAGCGGAGGAAAGGGAGGTGGAAGGCGGAGGACACGCTGCAGCCGGAAACCGCTTCATGTAAACTTCAAAGAACTTGGTTGGGACGACTGGATTATTGCACCGCTGGATTATGAAGCATATCACTGTGAGGGTTTGTGTGACTTCCCTTTGCGCTCACACCTGGAACCAACCAACCATGCCATTATTCAGACCCTCATGAACTCCATGGACCCGGAGTCCACCCCTCCCAGCTGTTGTGTACCCTCAAAACTCAGTCCCATCAGCATTCTGTACATTGACTCGGGGAATAATGTGGTTTATAAACAGTACGAGGACATGGTGGTGGAGAGTTGTGGGTGCAGGTAGCAATGTGAGCAAGGGGTGAGCGACCCCTGGACACTATCCGAAAGCCTCATGAGCGGAGGCAGAGCACAGCATTGTGGTCAAGACGAAGCAGTCGGAGCTGGTGTAAATGTGTGACAACGAGCATGTGTGTATGTTCAGATGGCGATAAGACAATGAGTTGTGTTTTAGAAGCAAGTGGAGGACATGTGTGCAGAGCAGCTCCAAATTCCCTttacaacaccaaataaacaacTCCTCAATGGAAAAATGAGTGAAAACCTGGGCTTTCCAGAAATTATTTTACATCCTGTTAATGTAAACTCAGTGATAGAGTGTTGAAGTATCCTTGCAGCAGCGGTAGAAATGTTGGCCCTGTTAAACTCTGTCAGAGTCTGGGAATCTGTCAGCGACAGCACACAACTATAACTTGTATAACAGTAAAGGTGCTTTGCATGACAGTCAGCTTATATTCAAGAAGAAATAGCTCGGAGAAGTTTGTAATGCCTCTCTGAGGAGTCTAGTGGTCCTAATCAGATATGGCATTGACTGAGCACTTTTCACTCCAAAGTTTTCCTGGTTAGCATGACTTCATTAGCCCCTGTTGGTAGATGTCGTAACTACAACATGTCGTAACTCCACCGTGGCTCTTAGTTGAATTCTATTCAAAATAGCACCGGAGTTTTATGAGTCAACTGATTGGCACAAAAACTGGGGGCAGGAATGAGCCCAAGAATAAATCTGAGAGATTTGCAAACACAATCTTCAGAATCTCCTGTGTCATACTCACCAACAGCTTTCGTATTCCTCCATGCCGTATGTTTTTGAAGCTTTAGAGGCTAACCACCAATCTCAGATGTTCAAAAGTTCTTATCAGATTTCTTAAAACTTCACAACTTTGTTTAGCTCATCATTTTCTATTCTAGAAATAACCTCTTCACTGCTAAAATTAAGCTGTTTAATGAGAAAGAGAAAGGcgttttatgaaaaataaaatgatgatgaCACCACATTTGGCTTGGGTCAGATGATAAAGCTGCACTATAGTACATGATGTGTGCAATATGTGAAAGATAAATGACTTCATTGCATCGAGTGACCTAAGACCTTTTTTTGTGAATCGCTCAGTGAAGCCAAAATCaaaatgattgttttgttttatctcaaCACCAGATTTGGAGATCTACTTTCAGTGTTCACCTACATTGACTGAGAGGGTGTGTTTACTTGCGCTGCTAATTAAATTAGGTTTGTTTGATCCTTTAAATGTCATGACTTATTATGGATTATCatacaaattcaaaacacatCCCCAAATGCTTAATGGAAAACATTTGCGATAGCAGCAAGGTTAGCAAAAGCAAAAACATTATCCAAAAACTAGTATAGTGTTATAAAGTATAACAAAAACTAACCTTATTTACACCCAGCTTGAAAAGTGAAaattgactttctttcttctgtggaacacaaaagcagatgttTTTGAAGAATGTAAGTTTAGTTTTGAGATCAATTTAAATGGAAACCGAAATACACTTTCAGAGCCCTACAGTGTCACCATCAAAATTACTTTGTGCAACCATAAAAAATACTGTGGTCCATTGGTGCAACTGTTCTAATAAACTGATATATACATTTAGACATTTTGTGGCTTGTGTCGAAGTTAGTTGTATAGGCTTATAGTTTTATCCATTCATTGAGTCAAAATaatatagaccagtgtttctaaaccacgttcctggaggaccaccagctctgcacattttccatgcaCATTTTCTCAATTGCAAGAACGCTGAGAACGAATTTGCGTTTTTGTGAAGAccagtcttgccaagttacctcggaagaacgaacttgggAGACTGGGAGGACACAGagcgcgtcctgtgagaaatgagatgctgcgtttttcctgatggtcacgtgaccttcacacgTTTCTAACcgataattatttaaacattgcaGCATTCATTCGACGATTTATTGttattccccttttcacaatatatactatgcataatgACTTTACGAATATATGCTGCACcatacaaataaaacacattttaatatgaatttcaacaAATAGacactcttaatgtgtttatgtctttccatggtaatgtttactttcactcgtttcatttagggaaactcctgagataaatatgttatatttctgaactttaataataaatctatataaaatgctgcgcttcccaccaccagtcgcaatgacttctgggaatTCGGTGCTAAAGCCTCGATACCAAAAACACATCTaggaactttcacgcgtcctccgttcttgtggtcttgaggtTGAACTgagaactgaactttggcagttgatgttGACGTTACACGTGAAATCGAGGACgcaagattgctgaagaacgcatattaagAAACAGCCCTTGTCtctcttatcaaacacacctcatTTAGACCATCAGCTTACAAGCAGTGACTGAAAGGCCTGGAATGggagtgacagacaaaggagacataggctgcatccgaaaccgcatacttccatactatatagtatgctaaaattagtatgcgagccgagtagtatgtctgaattcatagaattctaaAATTAGTATGCGAGATATACCTgtatgacctactacttctggcaagattctgaagtgtgcatcccatgcacgctgcactatcccatgatgccccacgagagaattcatgaattggattgaagcaatgcaactgaggctggtaggtcatgtgatcatgacaaaatggcgggtgtagtatgtccgaattttatactgtataaaatgtacttttctaatggccgagtagtacgtttaaatttaaatgcagtacctactgagtagtaggcagtttcagacgcagccatccagtgttggtggtcttccaggaacatggttgagaaacactgatatagacAATACCAATGCCTAGTGGTCAGGCTGACTACAAAACTGACTTCCCAATAAGCCAATTTAAGCACAGACATATTTTAGAAAagaaaatactgtaatatttttacattttaaaatttgtagTTCAATCCTACTTGCCTACAGATTATATTTTGCCAGTACTTTCTTTCAAATATGTGATATGTAAAAACAacattgctgtaattcatttGAAATGTTTGTAGCTCTGGAAAAATGGATTCttcttctaatatatatatatattaaatactatttattatattttcctgAGAAGAAAGAAAGTTTGGGTAACCTGTCACTTTAAATGAATGTTAGTTTATATGCAAGTCTGACTTTTTGAATGACACTAAGCCATCAGaacagaatgacaataaagcttccAGTGTTCATTAATCTCAGTGTCAGGCTAGAAATATTTGCCTGCTTACTGTTTATATAACATCAACCGTTTCCTCTAGGAAGAAACACAAAGCAGATTTTTAATTCATAACAGCAACTGTTTTGCTTTTTTTGACATTTCTCCATGGTAATTCCCCTCAATCAGTGTTGGTCTCACTTTATGGGAATGAAATTGTCCATGGTGGCATTATGAAAGTTGCATTCCTAAATCAACGCACCACAACAAAAATTAGCCAGAGCATCTGTGCAGTTCAGAACAATATGATGGCACGAAATCTGTGCGACACTCCAGCAAAACCTCCTGCGTGGTTTTACGGCACATTATTGTCGTGACTGTTTGCATACGAGCTTGTTGTTTTGATTATTCGTAAGTGCAGAAATTCATTGGACGGCTACATTGACTCTCTCACAGTATTTCTCCAATCCTCATGCTGTTCTGAGGAAAATCTTGTTCTTGTTGTTTGAAAAGACGAAGCAAAACGCGATCTATTTCAAACCTATGAAaacaatttaatttcattttggcCAGTCAAGGATACTTCAAGCAATATCTCGTCCCACTGTAAACATTCCCAATCCCCAACTTGCTCCTTAATCTAATTCCTTACTCAAGGCAGTTTCTCCAAACAGTCTGATTCGTTTCATAAGCAGTCTTTCTTTCACTATTACCACACCTAACGTTAGCTGGAAGAGAATAACATTACGAGACGCCATCTTCTCTTCAAGGCGATAAAGAGGCATGAAGACTGTTATTCGGAGGTCTGGAGGTTATCAGCTTAAGCGCTGCATGGGTTACTTCAGCTGGGCCTCGCTATTTGACTAAAGTGAAAAGCCTTAGGAGACATTTAGAAGAGAAGGAGATTCGATTCAGCAGGCCAAGTGCTTTCAGAGAAATGAATGCAAAGCCTGCAGGATTGTCATGGTTCAGTAGAGGGGTTTGGCACCCCTCGAATATACATGCTGATCAGCACTTAGCAATGTTAACTCACCTTCACAGACatctgttttattttactgtaagcTGGTAAAATATATGttgctcaaaaatgacaaaaaaattgtaaGATAAAAAACAGAGCAACAAAGCCATGGCTGATATATATATGTTGATGGAAAGAAATGTAGAGACTTGGAAATTTGATTTACGATTTATAGTTGTGAGTTTgagcttttttgtttatttcgtgAACACTGATGGAAATTCatccaaatttaaaatacaaatgttgcCATTTAGATCCTttatattgcataaaataatcatattttttttatttaaatttttagatGCCACAAAACGAAATGTTTAAACTTCAGAAGAGATTAATATTTATAGTAATAACCCCTTTCTTCTGAAAAAAGacaatatttctatttaaaatttggaagaaattttggtatcactttattttgatggtctctttaatgcattttgtcgAATTTTAGTTATatcgcatctacatgccaactaattctcattagaatatAAATAGacagttaggttggggttagggttagtgtaagttgacatttacagctgatgtcagaattattaaaccccctgaattattagcccccctgtttatttttttcccccaatttctgtttaacggagagatttttttcagcacatttctaaacgtaatagctttaataactaatttataattactgatttatttgatctttgccatgatgacagtaattaatattttactagatatttttcaaggcacttctatacagcttaaagtgacatttaaagacttaactagcttaattaggctaacaaggcaggttagggtaacaaggcaagtcattgtataataatgatttgttctgtagattatcgggaaaaaaaacagcttaaaggagctaataattttgaccttaaaatgttttttaaaaatgtaaaactgcttttattctagactttctccagaagaaaaaaatattatcagacatactatgaaaatttcattgctctgttaaacatcgtttgggaaatattttaaaaagaaagaaaaaattaaagggtttaataattcagatttcaactgtacttgcaaagtttctatagtcagttaaatatctgttgaaggagcagtatcagctgatattaagcagacagtctactaatactcaaatgataagtaattggcatgtagctgcaacttttagtcaacgaaatgtgcaatagggaccatccaaataaagtgtaaccaaaatttTAATCACATGTTTATTAAAATCATGCTCAAATCCATACCTCATAAATCCAAGTCTCTAAGTTTGTTCTATAGCTGTGTGAATCAGAATGAAGGCTTCAAATATGTGTAAATTATTGTACACTTCAAAGCGTTTTccttaatttaatgcatttagtgCTGTGAATTTATCTGGCTGCGAAAAAAAGATCAATGTTGGAAACAAAACTTAGAAAAAAAGGGAGAATGTCTTTTTATTGTAAATGCACTGTGTATGTGAGAGTATGTATACTGTTAGATAAGTGTATATAATTCAATTGTAAATGTTCTGCAATATATtgctttcttttaatttttggggatattttattacatatgtataaaatataaatatatataaaaacaaaaagtaaactcACTTAGCATCTTTTCACACTTCTTTCATCGTATCGTCAGTTTTTTTCATACAGATGCTTTCATTTAGCCTATATAAAAACTAttgatggaaagaaagaaaaaaaagtccagCACTCCCGCAGCAAATCTTCTTTCCCAGACATCCACATGAAAGTGAACCCTCGGTGACTGTCTGACTCACCCACGGTTCCGGAATCATTATTGGGTTTGTATTTTGTCTCATTTTTTTGCCAGCAAGTGTTCAGGAAGTTTCCAGGTGATTCTCAATTCCGTACGGCAGAGGGTGAAGAGGGGGATCCGCCATTGTCCGCCGCTGGTAGGGGAGCCGCGCGCCATTGTCTGCTAAACCACAGGAAACGGCAATGTTTGTGTGGACGGACTTTCTTTTCTTTAAATGAGCGACTTCTTGCCCTTTACTTAAACGCTTGTCCGGATAAGGTTATGATGAGAGAGCAACTGGAGAAGGATCATCAGTCacttttattacaatatttgaaAAGGAGTAGGAGCTATAACTTATTCAAAGACGTTTATGCCGTCTGTTAATCTGGTTTTGATGGATAGCGTAACTAATCTGAATGAAGGTTACTGATATTTCCTTTGTTGAGTCTACAGATATTGCAGTAATGCATTATATCAAACAATTATTAGAGACAGAATATTGGTGGCCCCTCAACAAGTTCATTTCTCAGGGATGGTTTTAAATGAACACTGACCCCCGAAATATTTGAACAACTGCCTGGAGCCTGTGAGGGTTTTTCTTTAGGAGAGGAAAGATCTTTTTAAACAcgcttgtttcttttttattgaaTCATGTCGCAGAGTCACAACTGAGACCGAAAAAAAGCACAATGGTGTCCAGACTTTGACTTCTGTCCAGATGTCTTTTCCTGAGAGCCACGCTGGCCCGTAAAAAACCTCATTCAGGTCACAGAAAACTGTGATGGACAGTTTGGGACGGAGGAAATGATGAGGCTGTCATCCAAATGTTTTCTTAGGCCTACTGCAGTCAGATTGTGTAGTACTGTTCATAGTGTTTCATTTAGACACTTGATAGTGGGCAGTGTAAAACATGATAGGCCCGTTAAGTTATTCGAACTTATTTTAACTCCAATTATTGTGACAGGTTTGaggtttttaaatacatttattgaaaTTGTGTTGAATTTACGCATATTTCATAAGGCAGCAGTTTAacttttgtttatatgtttaacCAACACACTGTAAATCGGTTCACGttggttaaacttacaaactcaagttcCAAAAACCAGCTGCCTTGAATATGTGAGTCAACAACTTAGAGAGATTCTTAGTTTCAACTTAAGATGTTgttttagttaaatatattgTGAAACTCTACATCTTAAgttgaaatataaaaaatctcTCTAAGTCGAGTTGACTCATATTTTCAAGGCAGTTGGTGAGcttgagtttgtaagtttaaccaGGTGTaacgttttaaagtgtaaaaactCAAACTCCAAAaagtataaaaactaaataacaattaagtaaaatatcactaaaatacattttacaataataaaatacaaactgtaggcttgaaaaaatgaataaaattcacatttaattcaGTGTTACACTAAATCtctttttgaatttctgaatatCAAATTTCTTAATAGAatctaaatactttaaataatgcatatttattttttagttattagCATGACCATATTTCTTTAACAGTTACATATACATCCACATGCTTTAGGGTTGTCGCAATACCATTAATTGATCTtacaatactataccagctgaagtatcatgataccaagtagtattgtgctactgtaattcataactcaaattaaaatgagaattgtcagaaatactatattttatgttataacaggcctacttgaatgtaattcataattcctttagggccaaaaagtattatttgcaccccacttcacctaaaatgtattcattttttttgttaattttgtatataacagaccaacaaaaatacattaaaataaagatacaaattatacagaattaaatttgttacaaaaaaacattttttaccaacaaaatttggctatatgaagtggtcaaatattgtttcaatgtttcctgttgctatttggggtttttcaataattttttttgtctcattatttaacaatccaaagtaattcaaaatttcactttgtgagtcttTCTTTTCAAAGAGATTGTCGCGGTCactaataaatcattttaacaggaacagaaatcaACCGAAGcgttagaaaacgtgcaataggctaccataaaggcgtgaattctacacagttttgcaactttaaagggctccacagactattcaaataaaatggtctgttgttgcacaaacgtgtgagtaTTTTAgagacttttccacatgcaacattatctattgtagatacaCCATTAATGACTAttctaccgtttacaaactatagtggcaccgccagtattttgtagccatagtatcgcgatactaccatagtaccggtaaaccgtacAACCCTAACATGCTTTATTAAATATCTGTatcatttttaattcaaatttaatttacaaaagtaaacattttatacatttaaatacattttttgggggTCCTTAACAAACATTTAGGCATTTACTTTTCACAAATCTTTTCCAGAAATAAGAATCAGCTTGCCAAATTTGTCACACCTGTTTCATGTGTCCCGGTTGAATATACTATACGCAATATGTTACATTTCACTGAACTTGATTATAAAAATAGCACCCACAAAATACTAAAAACCCATAAAATCTTAACCATTCTGGTTTCACAAAAATGGCTATCATCACTAGAATACAGATGGATGCAAAGGCAATTTTAGTACAACTCCAGCCTGCCTGGCTTGTCTTTTAGTGTATGTTTTTCCCATTAAAACCTTCATACACTTCTCCTCATTGTATTTCACTTTGCTGCGTCTTAAAGCACGTGATTCCACTATTATGCTctgattttatagtaaatactgcattCAGACTGATTTAATCCCCTTAAACCAAATCAATAGCAATGATGGGCCACCGTGGGGGACAATTCTGGCTCTCTGTAAGTTACACAACCTGAAAAACATTTTCAATACTCCCATGAGAACAGGCTTTTGGGATGGGATGCAGTGTTTGCTTTTCCTACACTCACAGTTTGTGTCATTGTAGGAGAATGTAGGACCTGAATTATACATACATACTGCTTTGGAGAAAATAGACCGCTTGAAAGTTCTCcttgaaaaataaatacactgtaaatactCCTGTAATAAAtatacttacttatttactcccAAGGCCGTTTATtttcaaagttgatatttagcagcACCATGCTGGTGTTTTGAAACATTAATTTTTATGAGGTAGGTCGTTAGCTCAACGCTCATCTCTTAATCTGGAGGACCAtgacatacacacattcactaaggacaatttagcttacctgattcacctatagtgcatgtctttggacttgtgagggaaaccagagcacccggagaaaccacgagaacatgcaaactccacacagaaatgccaactggcccagccggggcttgaaccagccaccttcttgctgtgaggtgacagctatacccattgcaccaccgtgacaccctgtaataaatataagaaataaacatttgttttattctatgaaGGTCTGATGACATTTCATCCTAAtttctgagggaaaaaaaaatcttaaaatgactaaattagttggtcaaaatagtttttatttgttgtgattaaaaatctgagttattccaccaaatattgatacATTTCCTAGGGTAACCAACGAATACAAACAAGTTTAAAAAGATTTTAGCTATTTTATGGAAATCGTAACGTAGACTTTTTGCTCAAACACATAATCATATATATTTGGAGAAACAGAATTCTCAAGTAAACTCGCTTAAAGAGGACGTTTACCCCAaaatttttattacttatttactcaccctcaagtgcttccaTTATGAGTTTtcttattttgttgaacaaagaaagccaaaaacctgtaccattgacttctatagaccattttgagggatgtaaacaataacatttttaattgtcatagcttcagagaatcccaAAAGGTATACATATTGGTAAATAGCGTTATGACAGTGGTTTAGACGTTAAGTTAAGTAATGATTGAATTGACTTTTGCTACAGTTATTAAATAGTTTGAcaaaagcaggaaatgttcatgggcctatgacatcaccacattgaaactatctatagtaggaaaaacaaatactatggaaatcgttacaggtttccaacttatACTTATAAGTTTTAAAACAAGTCAAGCGTGAGTAAATGCTGAccgaattgtcatttttgggtgaactacccctttaatatttttcataGCTGTATATGGATATGAAACAGCTACACTATCCGCACTGCTATTTTAAGACTGCTTCACAAGATAAATCTGACAACGACACCAAACACAGCAGACTTTTTACATATAATAGAAAAGATCGATTTCAGTTTTAACCCTGGATCAGAGATGATGTTAAGTTGGTACAAAAATCAAGAGAGAAGCGAACAAAGAGCAACTATTTCGatgtcaaaacaaaacataacaaagaCCAGGGGAAAAAGAAAATGATCTATTGCAGATGATATTTGGCAGGAAAATACCAGAATATCTCTGGAACGATTCTTCATCACCACAAGAGAACCCAAACCACTCTGGAGACGTAAAACAGTAAAGCTTGTTTGCTTTGCCACAATTCAATCCACCCGGGCAGGATTACTCCATTTCCTTCTATGAACTAGCCCTGCCTCCTGGTTTAAATCAAGGATAAGCAAATTAAGGGGCTTTGTCATTCTTTTTGAGAAGCCTGGAAAGGAAGATTAAAGAGACCTGGGCTTAAATGGAGAGTCCCGATTTTCTCAGAGATCAGCTGGAAATATTTACTCTCCGTTTGCGAAGCTGAGCTCGCCAACAAGATGCGCCAATCACTGACACAATGATCCACCAACAGGACGTCCTGGTACTGAACAAGGCGCATTTCAAATCAAATGAGCTAGTTGGTGCAGATGGGCCACGTGGCAATACTTGTGAAGCCTCTATATATGATGGTGTCAAGCCAAATTCACCATTTCTAAAagaatagttcattcattttcctttggcttagtccatttattcatcaggggtcaccacagcagaatgaaccgccaacttatccaatatgtgttttacacagcgcctgtccagctgcaatccagtactgggaaacacccatacacactcattcacacacatgcactatagccaatttagtttattcaattaagctgtatcgcatgtctttggactgtgggggaaacgggagcacccggaggaaacccacacaaacacggggagaacatgcaaactccacacagaaatgccaacttaccaagctgggacttgaaccagagaccttcttgctgtgaggcgacagcgctacgcactgagccaccgtgtcgcccttctAAAAGAATAATTCATCAACAAAATGAGAATTCTGTCTCATAATGGCTCTCAagtgagtttttgtttttattccacATAATTTGAGAGTAAATGAAGTCTTGTTTTTGTTACACACCAAACTGACGGACTGCATCTCTCCTGTTCTGTCGATGTGTCCCATATTGTCAGTTTCCTTgttcccattcaaaaagtaggcaGCACATTTTGATAACATAATATGCTACCATCAGATTGTGCTACTAGCTTAAATTTTTGATGTGGAGTCGTGTGATATTAGGCTGTAATATCGGCATAACCTACCTCAattcctaaccccaacctcagaactaTTCACTAACAGcattggtagcataatctgacagGTAATGTCAGGACACAGGCTATTTGGTTGCTGCATTCCACATCACCTCTCGTCGGGTTAACGTTGGATCTTGTTTGCCCGGTTCAGCATTTAGAATCGGCGTTGAGAAGAGGGCTCTGATTGATTTTTCAACAATGAATCAGAGTGTGAGGTCAAAAATGGAAGTGACATAatcaagtaaacaattcaaatcAAGAGAAAACATAAAAATCTGGCTGTAATTTTGCTGCATTtatcaaatatttacaaatgataTGGCGTCAGGTTGTTGTGTCCCAGCCTTTAAGGACAGTTtaccaaaaaaatttaattctgctCTCTGTTTTACTTAACTTGAAGTGGTTACAAAct encodes:
- the gdf7 gene encoding growth/differentiation factor 6-A, which codes for MTPKKTAAPFLWVSLCFGNVLEAVVLGSALYPSDNGLHSHLDARGPAGTSASSRNESTSVHVPSYMISLYRTLSELDRRAGNGSHPRSRRYANTVTSFMDLGQDEPSLMFQQQYTFNLSGLSRLDELMEVELRVLRKPPQDVLNLLSNGGNLYRLLLHTCSLPGSPHQPLLLSSRTIDLLDTSSATWDVFDVSPSIKTHLKLHRTAEDTRLLCFSISAVSDSNNEAVHPGMLGLSREDQQTHERALLVAFSQARRKENLFREIREKIRAMKSRRFPNPIPQHSIKGHPRHRRRRRTALAGRPGVGPITSGGKGGGRRRTRCSRKPLHVNFKELGWDDWIIAPLDYEAYHCEGLCDFPLRSHLEPTNHAIIQTLMNSMDPESTPPSCCVPSKLSPISILYIDSGNNVVYKQYEDMVVESCGCR